A window of the Bacillus sp. A301a_S52 genome harbors these coding sequences:
- a CDS encoding TIGR00730 family Rossman fold protein: MKRVAIFCGSSKGESPIYLEMAAALGRRLAEEKITLVYGGARVGCMGAVADACLEAGGDVIGVIPEKLKNVEIAHDGLTDLYVVKTMHERKAKMADLSDAFVALPGGAGTLEEWFEAFTWSQLGYHEKPCCLLNTHDFFNPLVTMLDHTIEEGFMNPAYRETILVENDVDSLINALQNYVYEPVVKWS; the protein is encoded by the coding sequence ATAAAACGAGTAGCTATTTTTTGTGGCTCCAGTAAAGGGGAAAGTCCTATTTATTTAGAAATGGCCGCTGCATTAGGAAGACGATTAGCTGAAGAAAAGATCACCCTCGTCTATGGTGGCGCACGTGTTGGCTGTATGGGAGCGGTGGCGGATGCTTGTTTAGAAGCAGGCGGTGACGTCATAGGCGTCATTCCAGAAAAGTTAAAAAATGTGGAAATTGCTCATGATGGCTTAACAGACCTTTATGTAGTGAAAACGATGCATGAGCGTAAAGCTAAAATGGCAGATTTAAGTGATGCATTTGTGGCATTACCTGGTGGGGCTGGCACATTGGAAGAATGGTTTGAAGCATTTACATGGTCTCAACTCGGTTATCACGAAAAACCATGTTGTTTACTCAATACCCACGATTTTTTCAACCCATTGGTCACCATGTTAGACCATACGATTGAAGAAGGATTTATGAACCCCGCGTACAGGGAGACGATTTTAGTGGAAAATGATGTCGACTCGCTCATTAATGCGCTGCAAAATTATGTGTATGAGCCTGTTGTGAAATGGTCGTAA
- a CDS encoding DUF488 family protein yields MAIKIKRAYERPEEDDGKRILVDRLWPRGLSKKELQLDEWCQDVAPSPELRQWFNHEPERFHVFANKYEEELNEDPSKLDCIIDFLTHIKPYKENITLLYGAKDKTYNHAVVLQKYLRDQYEQ; encoded by the coding sequence ATGGCTATCAAGATTAAACGGGCATATGAACGTCCTGAAGAAGATGATGGCAAACGGATCCTCGTTGATAGGCTTTGGCCGAGAGGTTTATCAAAAAAAGAGCTTCAATTAGATGAGTGGTGTCAGGATGTTGCGCCGTCTCCCGAATTACGCCAATGGTTTAACCATGAGCCTGAACGGTTTCATGTATTTGCAAATAAATATGAAGAGGAATTAAACGAGGACCCTTCAAAATTAGATTGCATCATTGATTTTTTAACACACATAAAGCCTTATAAAGAAAATATAACCCTTCTCTATGGGGCAAAGGATAAAACATATAATCATGCTGTCGTCCTTCAGAAATATTTGCGTGATCAGTACGAGCAATAA
- a CDS encoding FusB/FusC family EF-G-binding protein: MEEFLHPHEYNFIKKQTKVIVDAQSTNKDKDVVHTVITLAREKVAQLVERQGGKALPLLDALTDVKNAHEADSFLLSLKPYVIPFPRVSEKKIERLFPKEKKLKVPDLEQFDYHALSYLGWYDLGTNKKYLVVNIEGRLMGVAGLYHPSSKQGLCTICHSFGEVGLFTKKIKGRKNESTISRGNYVCKDSMVCNDNMTSLDELNAFIYRLHQ, encoded by the coding sequence ATGGAAGAGTTTTTACATCCGCATGAATATAATTTTATAAAAAAACAGACGAAGGTGATTGTGGACGCTCAATCAACTAATAAAGATAAAGATGTGGTTCATACGGTTATCACATTAGCTCGTGAGAAAGTAGCTCAGTTAGTTGAAAGGCAAGGAGGGAAAGCGTTGCCTTTGCTAGATGCACTAACTGACGTAAAAAACGCCCACGAGGCAGATTCGTTCCTACTTAGCTTAAAACCGTATGTCATCCCATTCCCCCGTGTCTCTGAAAAGAAAATAGAGAGACTTTTTCCGAAAGAAAAGAAACTTAAGGTACCTGACCTTGAGCAATTTGATTATCATGCACTTAGTTATTTAGGGTGGTATGATTTAGGGACAAATAAAAAATATCTTGTTGTAAACATTGAGGGACGACTTATGGGTGTTGCCGGACTTTATCACCCTAGCAGCAAACAAGGATTATGTACGATTTGCCACTCTTTTGGAGAAGTAGGTCTTTTTACGAAAAAGATAAAGGGTAGAAAAAATGAATCCACTATTTCAAGAGGTAACTATGTATGTAAGGATAGTATGGTATGCAATGATAATATGACATCATTAGACGAGCTTAACGCGTTTATCTATCGCCTTCATCAGTAA
- a CDS encoding ABC transporter ATP-binding protein, producing the protein MTNIIKKKIGIRRFHALIYSFLPSKWTIVLAITLVILQAGLSLIIPFLTMGFIDDMNQSGLNLQTIIIMASILIGQLIMSSFALYTMNYIGQKTVLYLREQTWDKILHLPISFFDQNHSGNLMSRMTNDTLILKDFITEQLIPFLSGVISIFGSIILLLIIDWKMTVLMMIIIPLVMMIMVPLGKSMYKISSSLQDETASFQGELGRVLSDIRLVKSSLAENQEKETGLRGMQQLFRYGMKESKILAIVQPLSMSLILIVLVTVFGYGSLRVATGTLSAGAMVAIIFYLFQISVPISQLTTFFTQFQKALGASERIDDIHSTKSEINSLEPIHIKEKENTLAFHGVSFGYLEEKNILNSVNFKANIGQMTAIVGPSGAGKTTLFSLLERFYTPNKGMITYKGRSIHTIPLVEWRSKLAYVSQEAPIMSGTIHSNLTYGLEKYSEERIIEAVTNANLKDFIESLPNNYNTAVGERGIKLSGGQRQRLAIARAMIRDPEILILDEATAHLDSTSESLVQEALERLMKKRTTLVIAHRLSTVKDADQLIIIENGTVTGAGIHNKLLDNHPLYRELNKQQLSTSTFPIH; encoded by the coding sequence ATGACTAATATTATTAAAAAGAAAATTGGTATTAGAAGGTTTCATGCCTTGATTTATTCATTTTTACCATCTAAATGGACTATTGTCTTAGCAATAACTTTAGTCATCTTACAAGCAGGACTTTCACTAATCATCCCTTTTTTAACAATGGGTTTTATAGATGATATGAATCAAAGCGGACTTAATTTGCAAACTATTATAATTATGGCTAGTATATTAATTGGACAACTTATTATGTCATCATTTGCATTGTATACCATGAATTATATTGGGCAGAAAACCGTACTTTACCTTAGAGAGCAAACTTGGGATAAAATATTACACCTCCCTATTTCATTTTTTGATCAAAACCATTCAGGAAATTTAATGAGTAGAATGACGAATGATACATTAATCCTTAAAGATTTTATAACTGAACAATTAATACCATTTTTATCTGGAGTTATTTCTATTTTCGGATCCATCATTTTACTATTGATAATTGATTGGAAAATGACCGTTTTAATGATGATCATCATTCCTCTTGTAATGATGATTATGGTTCCATTAGGTAAAAGCATGTATAAAATTTCAAGTTCTTTGCAAGATGAAACAGCATCGTTTCAAGGGGAATTGGGTCGAGTATTGTCAGATATTCGACTAGTAAAATCGTCTTTAGCTGAGAATCAAGAAAAAGAAACGGGCCTTAGAGGAATGCAACAATTATTTCGATATGGAATGAAGGAGAGTAAAATATTAGCTATTGTTCAACCTTTATCAATGAGCTTAATTCTTATAGTCTTAGTAACTGTATTTGGTTATGGAAGTCTTCGAGTAGCTACTGGCACACTTTCAGCTGGGGCGATGGTAGCAATTATTTTTTATTTATTCCAAATTTCGGTACCTATTTCTCAATTAACAACCTTTTTCACCCAATTTCAAAAAGCCCTTGGTGCCAGTGAGCGGATAGACGATATTCATTCTACTAAAAGCGAAATAAATTCATTAGAACCAATACACATCAAAGAGAAAGAAAATACTTTAGCATTTCACGGTGTTTCGTTTGGATATTTAGAGGAAAAAAATATTTTAAATTCAGTTAATTTCAAAGCAAACATCGGTCAAATGACAGCAATTGTTGGACCGAGTGGTGCAGGAAAGACAACACTTTTTTCATTACTAGAGCGATTTTATACACCTAATAAAGGAATGATTACTTATAAAGGGAGATCAATCCACACTATTCCTTTAGTTGAATGGCGGAGCAAGTTGGCCTATGTTTCACAAGAAGCTCCAATTATGTCTGGTACAATTCATTCTAATCTAACATATGGACTAGAAAAGTACTCAGAGGAGCGCATAATAGAAGCAGTCACAAATGCAAATTTAAAAGATTTTATTGAGTCACTTCCAAATAACTATAATACAGCGGTTGGAGAACGTGGTATTAAATTATCTGGTGGTCAACGACAGCGATTAGCGATTGCAAGAGCCATGATAAGGGATCCGGAAATTTTAATATTAGATGAAGCGACAGCCCACTTAGACAGTACTTCTGAAAGCTTAGTTCAAGAAGCTCTAGAGAGACTTATGAAGAAGCGAACAACATTAGTCATTGCTCACAGACTCTCAACTGTAAAAGATGCCGACCAACTGATTATTATTGAAAACGGAACTGTTACTGGAGCTGGAATTCATAATAAACTTTTAGATAATCACCCTCTTTATAGAGAATTGAACAAACAGCAACTTTCTACCAGTACATTTCCCATTCACTAA